Proteins found in one Hyla sarda isolate aHylSar1 chromosome 7, aHylSar1.hap1, whole genome shotgun sequence genomic segment:
- the LRIT1 gene encoding leucine-rich repeat, immunoglobulin-like domain and transmembrane domain-containing protein 1 isoform X2: MTLTPVNIPTDTFKLRIEKTSIRRVQGEAFHLLSNLEFLWMPYNSVLSLSVVTLRGLRKLQELRLDGNDLTSFPWESLASTPRLRLLDLHNNELSSIPKDAARYMKNITYLDLSSNKLLTLPQELIASWLNLHSASYFSIDHSTLILGLQDNPWLCDCSLYEMVHFLNFPSPSVAFIEPRLKCYSPRSLAGVQFHQVELRKCQSPVIHTSVAKLKTMIGSTVLLRCGTVGIPIPELSWRKADGNQINGSVHQEISSDGMSWSMLNLPTVNYKDSGEYICKARNNMGMAEAFISVLVTDSNTTDEPNDSGKYQSTEENIGMQKFKVSGSRVQDNELQNINPNSVLKQDIKDPGNIMLSSPTKQPETERMVRGLKVIGDTDHSVSLAWKAPLAKNVTVFSVLYAIFGEREMRRINVEPGKTKITIDGLIPKTKYIACVCVKGLVPKKEQCIIFSTDEAASAGGTQKLINVVVISVACVIAVPLTLVVCCGALKRRCKKGLGRKSKDIQDSYVTFESLATSSKAKATEGEYLTRHNLDESNRLLSARSSVDSEAIPKPEGQPNEFFC, encoded by the exons ATGACCTTAACACCAGTGAACATTCCAACTGACACTTTTAAACTTCGCATAGAGAAGACATCTATCAGACGTGTTCAAGGAGAAGCTTTCCACCTACTCTCCAACCTTGAGTTTCTCTGGATGCCCTATAATTCAGTGTTGAGTTTGAGTGTGGTCACATTGCGAGGCCTCCGTAAACTCCAAGAACTTAGATTGGATGGAAATGACCTCACATCCTTTCCTTGGGAATCTCTTGCAAGCACACCCCGATTAAGGCTACTTGACTTGCACAACAATGAACTGTCCTCTATACCTAAAGACGCAGCTCGCTACATGAAAAACATAACTTACCTGGATTTGTCCAGCAATAAACTCCTGACACTTCCCCAAGAACTTATTGCCTCCTGGCTTAACCTCCATTCTGCATCATATTTTTCAATTGACCATTCCACTCTGATCCTTG GTCTGCAGGACAACCCTTGGTTATGTGATTGCAGCCTGTATGAAATGGTCCATTTTCTCAACTTCCCATCCCCATCTGTAGCATTCATAGAGCCACGCCTAAAGTGCTATTCACCACGCAGCCTTGCCGGAGTACAATTCCATCAAGTGGAGTTAAGGAAATGTCAGAGTCCTGTAATTCACACCTCTGTTGCGAAGCTCAAAACAATGATTGGCAGCACAGTCTTACTACGATGTGGCACCGTAGGCATTCCGATTCCAGAACTAAGTTGGAGAAAAGCTGATGGGAACCAAATAAATGGATCAG TGCACCAAGAAATTTCAAGTGATGGTATGAGTTGGTCCATGCTAAACTTGCCTACAGTTAACTACAAAGATTCTGGAGAGTATATATGTAAAGCTAGAAATAACATGGGAATGGCAGAAGCCTTCATTTCTGTTCTAGTCACTGACTCCAACACAACTGATGAGCCAAATGACAGCG GAAAATATCAGTCTACAGAGGAGAACATTGGAATGCAGAAATTTAAAGTTAGTGGAAGTCGAGTGCAGGACAATGAGCTACAGAATATAAATCCTAATTCTGTTCTGAAACAAGACATCAAGGATCCAGGCAATATCATGCTCAGTTCACCAACAAAACAGCCAGAGACAGAAAGGATGGTTAGAGGACTTAAAGTTATAGGTGATACCGACCACAGTGTGTCTCTTGCTTGGAAAGCTCCTCTTGCCAAAAATGTTACAGTGTTCAGTGTTCTGTATGCAATCTTTGGAGAGCGAGAAATGCGTAGGATTAATGTGGAGCCTGGCAAGACAAAAATTACAATTGATGGTCTAATACCCAAAACGAAATACATTGCATGTGTTTGTGTAAAAGGTCTTGTACCTAAGAAGGAACAATGCATCATCTTCTCTACAGATGAAGCTGCTAGTGCTGGAGGGACTCAGAAACTTATTAATGTAGTGGTGATCAGTGTGGCCTGTGTCATTGCTGTCCCTTTAACCCTGGTGGTCTGCTGTGGAGCTTTGAAAAGAAGATGTAAAAAGGGGCTTGGTCGGAAATCTAAAGACATACAAGACTCCTATGTGACATTTGAAAGTCTTGCAACCAGCTCTAAAGCCAAGGCAACTGAAGGAGAATATTTGACGCGACATAATCTGGATGAATCAAACAGGCTGCTGTCTGCACGGTCTAGTGTAGATTCTGAAGCAATACCAAAACCAGAAGGCCAGCCTAATGAGTTTTTTTGCTGA
- the LRIT1 gene encoding leucine-rich repeat, immunoglobulin-like domain and transmembrane domain-containing protein 1 isoform X1, giving the protein MCVSFVIFGCLAFGSLPLFCLSCPSQCSCTFHSLSDGSKSREVLCNDPEMTLTPVNIPTDTFKLRIEKTSIRRVQGEAFHLLSNLEFLWMPYNSVLSLSVVTLRGLRKLQELRLDGNDLTSFPWESLASTPRLRLLDLHNNELSSIPKDAARYMKNITYLDLSSNKLLTLPQELIASWLNLHSASYFSIDHSTLILGLQDNPWLCDCSLYEMVHFLNFPSPSVAFIEPRLKCYSPRSLAGVQFHQVELRKCQSPVIHTSVAKLKTMIGSTVLLRCGTVGIPIPELSWRKADGNQINGSVHQEISSDGMSWSMLNLPTVNYKDSGEYICKARNNMGMAEAFISVLVTDSNTTDEPNDSGKYQSTEENIGMQKFKVSGSRVQDNELQNINPNSVLKQDIKDPGNIMLSSPTKQPETERMVRGLKVIGDTDHSVSLAWKAPLAKNVTVFSVLYAIFGEREMRRINVEPGKTKITIDGLIPKTKYIACVCVKGLVPKKEQCIIFSTDEAASAGGTQKLINVVVISVACVIAVPLTLVVCCGALKRRCKKGLGRKSKDIQDSYVTFESLATSSKAKATEGEYLTRHNLDESNRLLSARSSVDSEAIPKPEGQPNEFFC; this is encoded by the exons GGAAGTACTATGTAATGACCCTGAGATGACCTTAACACCAGTGAACATTCCAACTGACACTTTTAAACTTCGCATAGAGAAGACATCTATCAGACGTGTTCAAGGAGAAGCTTTCCACCTACTCTCCAACCTTGAGTTTCTCTGGATGCCCTATAATTCAGTGTTGAGTTTGAGTGTGGTCACATTGCGAGGCCTCCGTAAACTCCAAGAACTTAGATTGGATGGAAATGACCTCACATCCTTTCCTTGGGAATCTCTTGCAAGCACACCCCGATTAAGGCTACTTGACTTGCACAACAATGAACTGTCCTCTATACCTAAAGACGCAGCTCGCTACATGAAAAACATAACTTACCTGGATTTGTCCAGCAATAAACTCCTGACACTTCCCCAAGAACTTATTGCCTCCTGGCTTAACCTCCATTCTGCATCATATTTTTCAATTGACCATTCCACTCTGATCCTTG GTCTGCAGGACAACCCTTGGTTATGTGATTGCAGCCTGTATGAAATGGTCCATTTTCTCAACTTCCCATCCCCATCTGTAGCATTCATAGAGCCACGCCTAAAGTGCTATTCACCACGCAGCCTTGCCGGAGTACAATTCCATCAAGTGGAGTTAAGGAAATGTCAGAGTCCTGTAATTCACACCTCTGTTGCGAAGCTCAAAACAATGATTGGCAGCACAGTCTTACTACGATGTGGCACCGTAGGCATTCCGATTCCAGAACTAAGTTGGAGAAAAGCTGATGGGAACCAAATAAATGGATCAG TGCACCAAGAAATTTCAAGTGATGGTATGAGTTGGTCCATGCTAAACTTGCCTACAGTTAACTACAAAGATTCTGGAGAGTATATATGTAAAGCTAGAAATAACATGGGAATGGCAGAAGCCTTCATTTCTGTTCTAGTCACTGACTCCAACACAACTGATGAGCCAAATGACAGCG GAAAATATCAGTCTACAGAGGAGAACATTGGAATGCAGAAATTTAAAGTTAGTGGAAGTCGAGTGCAGGACAATGAGCTACAGAATATAAATCCTAATTCTGTTCTGAAACAAGACATCAAGGATCCAGGCAATATCATGCTCAGTTCACCAACAAAACAGCCAGAGACAGAAAGGATGGTTAGAGGACTTAAAGTTATAGGTGATACCGACCACAGTGTGTCTCTTGCTTGGAAAGCTCCTCTTGCCAAAAATGTTACAGTGTTCAGTGTTCTGTATGCAATCTTTGGAGAGCGAGAAATGCGTAGGATTAATGTGGAGCCTGGCAAGACAAAAATTACAATTGATGGTCTAATACCCAAAACGAAATACATTGCATGTGTTTGTGTAAAAGGTCTTGTACCTAAGAAGGAACAATGCATCATCTTCTCTACAGATGAAGCTGCTAGTGCTGGAGGGACTCAGAAACTTATTAATGTAGTGGTGATCAGTGTGGCCTGTGTCATTGCTGTCCCTTTAACCCTGGTGGTCTGCTGTGGAGCTTTGAAAAGAAGATGTAAAAAGGGGCTTGGTCGGAAATCTAAAGACATACAAGACTCCTATGTGACATTTGAAAGTCTTGCAACCAGCTCTAAAGCCAAGGCAACTGAAGGAGAATATTTGACGCGACATAATCTGGATGAATCAAACAGGCTGCTGTCTGCACGGTCTAGTGTAGATTCTGAAGCAATACCAAAACCAGAAGGCCAGCCTAATGAGTTTTTTTGCTGA